The following proteins are co-located in the Rheinheimera salexigens genome:
- the flgH gene encoding flagellar basal body L-ring protein FlgH produces MQLIKGSLLKPLSKIVTKIVTKPVLTLALMLPLVLTGCASLQEPTQDDPNYAPLVPEPAPRPVMQSGSLFAQNHSNSLYSDNKARHEGDIITVLLVERTQASKKAKTETKKDSSTSFDPIVGLNGGPVSVGGNVLQFGAGAKSDYKGDSKADQSNSLTGDISVNVLRVQSNGNLVIRGEKWLTLNTGKEYIRLTGVIRAEDVDVNNTVESTKIANARIEYSGTGAHHGGQSPGWLSRFFSGPLWPF; encoded by the coding sequence ATGCAATTAATTAAAGGGTCGCTATTAAAGCCACTATCAAAGATAGTAACAAAGATAGTAACAAAGCCAGTGCTAACTTTAGCTTTAATGCTACCGTTAGTACTAACCGGCTGCGCATCTTTGCAAGAGCCTACGCAAGATGATCCTAACTATGCGCCGCTGGTGCCAGAGCCAGCACCACGGCCCGTAATGCAAAGTGGTTCCTTGTTTGCCCAAAATCACTCTAATAGTTTGTATTCCGATAATAAAGCCCGACATGAAGGCGATATTATTACCGTGCTGTTAGTAGAACGAACCCAAGCCAGTAAAAAAGCGAAAACCGAAACCAAAAAAGACAGTTCAACCTCGTTTGATCCTATTGTTGGCCTAAACGGTGGTCCGGTATCGGTTGGCGGCAATGTGTTGCAGTTTGGTGCTGGGGCTAAGTCAGACTATAAAGGCGACTCTAAAGCTGACCAAAGTAACAGTTTAACCGGCGATATTTCCGTTAATGTGTTGCGGGTGCAAAGTAACGGCAACTTGGTTATTCGTGGTGAAAAATGGTTAACGCTTAATACTGGTAAAGAATATATCCGCTTAACCGGCGTTATTCGAGCTGAAGATGTTGACGTTAATAACACCGTAGAATCGACCAAAATTGCCAATGCCCGCATTGAATACAGTGGCACAGGCGCACACCACGGTGGCCAGTCTCCAGGTTGGTTAAGCAGATTCTTTAGCGGTCCGCTATGGCCTTTCTAG
- the flgG gene encoding flagellar basal-body rod protein FlgG → MHPALWISKTGLDAKQRDISVISNNLANASTVGFKKSRAIFEDLLYQNVNQPGGASSQNSELPNGLMIGAGTKVVATQKNFSQGNMITTDNSLDMMVQGHGFFEVLMPDGNISYTRNGQFTVDGDGNLVTSGAGYQVQPNIVIPPDAKSITVSQDGQVSVQLSGQGEPAVLGQLMVTNFINPAGLEPIGQNLFSETGASGDPVQGVPGLEGLGIIVQGALETSNVNVTEELVNLIESQRVYEMNSKVISSVDQMLSFAIQQL, encoded by the coding sequence ATGCATCCAGCGTTATGGATAAGTAAAACCGGTTTAGATGCTAAACAGCGTGATATTTCGGTTATCTCAAATAACTTGGCCAACGCCAGCACCGTTGGCTTTAAAAAAAGCCGAGCCATTTTTGAAGATTTACTGTACCAAAATGTTAATCAACCCGGTGGTGCGTCATCGCAAAACTCGGAATTACCTAATGGCTTAATGATTGGTGCCGGTACCAAAGTGGTAGCAACCCAGAAGAACTTTAGCCAAGGTAATATGATCACCACCGATAACAGCTTAGATATGATGGTACAAGGCCATGGTTTCTTTGAAGTGTTAATGCCCGATGGCAATATTTCCTATACCCGTAATGGTCAATTTACCGTAGATGGTGATGGCAACTTAGTCACGTCAGGTGCCGGTTATCAAGTGCAACCAAATATTGTTATTCCACCGGATGCTAAAAGCATTACTGTTTCGCAAGATGGTCAGGTATCTGTGCAGCTGTCAGGTCAAGGCGAACCTGCAGTACTGGGTCAGTTAATGGTCACCAACTTTATTAATCCGGCAGGTTTAGAGCCGATTGGCCAAAACTTATTTAGCGAAACCGGTGCCAGTGGCGATCCGGTGCAAGGTGTTCCGGGCTTAGAAGGCTTAGGCATTATTGTCCAAGGCGCGTTAGAAACATCTAACGTTAACGTAACCGAAGAATTAGTTAACTTAATTGAAAGCCAACGTGTGTATGAAATGAACTCAAAAGTCATTTCATCGGTTGACCAAATGTTAAGTTTTGCTATTCAGCAGTTATAG
- the flgF gene encoding flagellar basal-body rod protein FlgF, whose amino-acid sequence MDKLLYIAMSGAKENMNGIAVRANNLANASTVGFKADFEQARSMQAFGAGLPTRVFALTENPSQNFDAGAIMTTDRDLDVAIQGDGWFSVLAADGKEAYTRSGNLQISANGMLETATGDLVMGDNGPIQLPLPLSKVEIALDGTISALPQGAPANAMEQVGRIKLVKPLNSDVVKGSDGLFRRKDGQLAQADINVSLLKGAVEGSNVSAVGEMTSMISLQRQFELQVKMMKAAEDMDQQQNQLLRIMG is encoded by the coding sequence ATGGATAAACTGTTATATATCGCCATGAGCGGTGCCAAAGAAAATATGAATGGTATCGCGGTGCGGGCGAATAACCTTGCCAACGCAAGTACCGTTGGCTTTAAAGCCGACTTTGAGCAAGCTCGATCGATGCAAGCTTTTGGTGCTGGTTTACCCACTCGCGTATTTGCTTTAACCGAAAACCCCAGCCAAAACTTTGACGCTGGCGCCATTATGACGACAGATCGCGACTTAGATGTGGCTATTCAAGGTGACGGTTGGTTTAGCGTATTAGCCGCAGACGGCAAAGAAGCCTATACCCGCTCGGGCAACCTGCAAATAAGCGCCAATGGCATGCTAGAAACCGCTACTGGCGATTTAGTGATGGGCGACAATGGTCCGATCCAATTACCTTTACCTTTATCTAAAGTTGAAATTGCTTTAGATGGCACTATTAGTGCTTTACCCCAAGGTGCACCGGCCAATGCCATGGAGCAAGTCGGCCGGATTAAATTAGTCAAGCCATTAAATAGTGATGTTGTAAAAGGCAGTGATGGCTTATTTCGACGTAAAGATGGCCAGTTAGCCCAAGCCGATATCAATGTCAGCTTATTAAAAGGTGCGGTGGAGGGCAGTAACGTCAGTGCTGTCGGTGAAATGACCAGTATGATTAGTTTGCAGCGTCAATTTGAGCTGCAAGTCAAAATGATGAAAGCCGCTGAAGATATGGATCAACAGCAAAATCAATTATTAAGAATAATGGGCTAA